The Achromobacter pestifer genome includes a region encoding these proteins:
- the tuf gene encoding elongation factor Tu translates to MAKGKFERTKPHVNVGTIGHVDHGKTTLTAAITTVLSNKFGGEAKGYDQIDATPEEKARGITINTAHVEYETAARHYAHVDCPGHADYVKNMITGAAQMDGAILVVSAADGPMPQTREHILLSRQVGVPYIIVFLNKADMVDDAELLELVEMEVRELLSKYDFPGDDTPIIKGSAKLALEGDKGELGEQAIMNLADALDSYIPTPERAVDGAFLMPVEDVFSISGRGTVVTGRIERGIVKVGEEIEIVGIVPTVKTTCTGVEMFRKLLDQGQAGDNVGILLRGTKREDVQRGQVLAKPGSITPHTDFTSEVYILSKEEGGRHTPFFQGYRPQFYFRTTDVTGTIELPADKEMVLPGDNVGMTVKLLAPIAMEEGLRFAIREGGRTVGAGVVAKILK, encoded by the coding sequence ATGGCAAAAGGCAAGTTTGAACGTACCAAGCCGCACGTGAACGTGGGTACGATTGGTCACGTTGACCACGGCAAAACGACGTTGACGGCCGCTATCACGACCGTTCTGTCGAACAAGTTCGGTGGCGAAGCCAAGGGCTACGACCAGATCGATGCGACTCCTGAAGAAAAGGCTCGCGGCATCACGATCAACACGGCTCACGTCGAGTACGAAACGGCCGCGCGCCACTACGCGCACGTTGACTGCCCGGGCCACGCTGACTATGTGAAGAACATGATCACGGGCGCCGCTCAAATGGACGGCGCGATCCTGGTCGTGTCGGCCGCTGACGGCCCGATGCCGCAGACGCGTGAACACATCCTGCTGTCGCGCCAGGTTGGCGTGCCGTACATCATCGTCTTCCTGAACAAGGCTGACATGGTTGACGACGCCGAGCTGCTCGAGCTGGTGGAAATGGAAGTTCGCGAACTGCTGTCGAAGTATGACTTCCCCGGCGACGACACCCCGATCATCAAGGGTTCGGCCAAGCTGGCGCTGGAAGGCGACAAGGGCGAACTGGGCGAACAAGCCATTATGAATCTGGCTGACGCGCTGGACTCGTACATCCCGACGCCTGAGCGTGCCGTTGACGGCGCGTTCCTGATGCCGGTTGAAGACGTGTTCTCGATCTCGGGTCGCGGCACCGTGGTGACCGGCCGTATCGAACGCGGCATCGTCAAGGTCGGCGAAGAAATCGAAATCGTCGGTATCGTTCCGACGGTCAAGACGACTTGCACCGGCGTGGAAATGTTCCGCAAGCTGCTGGACCAAGGTCAAGCGGGCGACAACGTGGGCATCCTGTTGCGCGGCACCAAGCGTGAAGACGTCCAGCGCGGCCAAGTTCTGGCCAAGCCGGGCTCGATCACCCCGCACACGGACTTCACGTCCGAGGTGTACATTCTGTCCAAGGAAGAAGGCGGCCGTCACACTCCGTTCTTCCAGGGCTATCGTCCCCAGTTCTACTTCCGCACGACGGACGTGACGGGCACGATCGAACTGCCGGCCGACAAGGAAATGGTTCTGCCGGGCGACAACGTGGGGATGACGGTCAAGCTGTTGGCCCCCATCGCCATGGAAGAAGGCCTGCGTTTCGCCATCCGTGAAGGCGGTCGTACCGTCGGCGCCGGCGTCGTCGCCAAGATCCTGAAGTAA
- the secE gene encoding preprotein translocase subunit SecE — MSNTSVETVTSTADRVKLGLAVLVVIAGIVGFSVLSAQPMPARVGVFVGGLVIAAVIAWFSEPGRRTLSFASESYNEVKRVAWPTRKETTQMTGIVFAFVAVMGLFMWVLDKGIEWILYGLLLGWK; from the coding sequence ATGTCTAATACCAGCGTAGAAACCGTAACCAGTACCGCCGACCGGGTGAAGCTCGGGCTGGCGGTTCTTGTCGTTATTGCTGGCATCGTCGGGTTTTCCGTGCTCAGCGCGCAACCGATGCCTGCACGTGTCGGCGTATTTGTCGGCGGCCTCGTGATCGCAGCCGTGATCGCCTGGTTCAGCGAACCCGGCCGCCGCACCCTGAGCTTCGCCAGCGAGTCCTACAACGAAGTCAAGCGGGTCGCGTGGCCCACGCGCAAGGAAACGACCCAGATGACGGGTATCGTTTTCGCGTTTGTGGCGGTCATGGGCCTTTTCATGTGGGTGCTCGACAAGGGCATCGAATGGATTCTCTACGGCCTGCTGTTGGGCTGGAAATAA
- the nusG gene encoding transcription termination/antitermination protein NusG: MSKRWYVVHVYSGMEKSVHKALNERIERAALQTSFGRILVPSEEVVEVKGGQKSITERRIFPGYVLVEMDLTDETWHLVKNTNRVTGFLGGSGNRPTPISEKEVEKILSQMEEGVEKPRPKILFEVGEMVRVKEGPFADFNGNVEEVNYEKSKVRVSVTIFGRATPVELDFSQVEKT; the protein is encoded by the coding sequence ATGAGTAAGCGTTGGTATGTCGTCCATGTGTACTCCGGCATGGAAAAAAGCGTACACAAGGCCCTGAACGAGCGCATCGAGCGCGCGGCCCTGCAAACGTCTTTTGGCCGCATTCTTGTGCCCTCCGAGGAAGTCGTCGAGGTCAAGGGTGGTCAGAAGTCGATCACCGAGCGCCGCATTTTCCCCGGTTATGTCCTGGTTGAAATGGACCTGACCGACGAAACGTGGCACCTGGTCAAGAACACCAACCGCGTCACCGGCTTTTTGGGTGGCTCGGGCAACCGTCCGACCCCGATTTCTGAAAAGGAAGTCGAGAAGATCCTCTCCCAGATGGAAGAGGGTGTCGAGAAGCCCCGCCCCAAGATTCTGTTCGAAGTGGGCGAGATGGTTCGGGTCAAGGAAGGTCCGTTTGCGGACTTCAACGGCAACGTCGAAGAAGTCAACTACGAAAAGAGCAAGGTGCGTGTGTCCGTCACCATTTTTGGTCGCGCCACGCCCGTCGAACTCGATTTCAGTCAGGTCGAAAAGACCTGA
- the rplK gene encoding 50S ribosomal protein L11: MAKKIVGFIKLQVPAGKANPSPPIGPALGQRGLNIMEFCKAFNAKTQGMEPGLPIPVVITAFADKSFTFIMKTPPATVLIKKAAGVQKGSAKPHTDKVGTLTRAQAEEIAKAKGPDLTAADLDAAVRTIAGSARSMGITVEGI, encoded by the coding sequence ATGGCGAAGAAGATCGTCGGCTTTATCAAGCTGCAAGTACCGGCTGGTAAGGCTAACCCCTCCCCCCCGATTGGCCCGGCCCTGGGTCAGCGTGGCCTGAACATCATGGAATTCTGCAAGGCGTTCAACGCCAAGACCCAAGGCATGGAGCCTGGTCTGCCGATTCCCGTGGTGATCACCGCCTTCGCGGACAAGAGCTTCACCTTCATCATGAAGACCCCGCCCGCGACGGTCCTCATCAAGAAGGCTGCCGGCGTGCAAAAGGGTTCGGCCAAGCCGCATACCGACAAGGTCGGCACGCTGACCCGCGCTCAAGCTGAAGAGATCGCCAAGGCCAAGGGCCCCGATCTGACCGCCGCTGATCTGGACGCCGCTGTGCGCACGATCGCTGGCAGCGCCCGCAGCATGGGCATCACGGTTGAGGGGATCTAA
- the rplA gene encoding 50S ribosomal protein L1 translates to MAKLSKRAAAIAQKIDRTKMYPVAEALTLVKETAVAKFNESIDVAVQLGIDPKKSDQLVRGSVVLPAGTGKSVRVAVFAQGEKAEAAKAAGADIVGLDDLADQIKAGQMDFDVVIASPDTMRVVGALGQILGPRGLMPNPKVGTVTPDVATAVKNAKAGQVQYRTDKAGIIHATIGRASFGVEQLQTNLAALVDALQKARPAAAKGIYLRKLAVSSTMGGGARVEIASLSAN, encoded by the coding sequence ATGGCAAAACTGTCCAAGCGCGCCGCCGCTATTGCGCAGAAGATCGACCGCACCAAGATGTACCCGGTCGCTGAAGCCCTGACCCTGGTCAAGGAAACCGCCGTCGCCAAGTTCAATGAATCCATTGACGTGGCCGTGCAGCTCGGCATCGACCCGAAGAAGTCGGACCAACTGGTCCGCGGCTCGGTCGTTCTGCCCGCCGGCACCGGCAAGTCGGTCCGCGTGGCCGTGTTCGCCCAAGGCGAAAAGGCTGAAGCCGCCAAGGCCGCTGGCGCGGACATCGTCGGTCTGGACGACCTGGCTGACCAGATCAAGGCCGGTCAAATGGACTTCGACGTGGTCATCGCCTCGCCCGACACGATGCGTGTCGTGGGTGCCCTGGGTCAGATCCTGGGCCCCCGTGGCCTGATGCCGAACCCGAAGGTCGGCACCGTGACCCCGGACGTCGCCACCGCTGTCAAGAACGCCAAGGCCGGTCAGGTTCAGTACCGTACCGACAAGGCTGGCATCATCCACGCAACGATCGGCCGCGCGTCGTTCGGCGTGGAACAGCTGCAAACCAACCTGGCCGCTCTGGTCGACGCCCTGCAAAAGGCTCGTCCCGCAGCTGCCAAGGGCATTTACCTGCGCAAGCTGGCCGTCTCGTCCACGATGGGCGGCGGTGCGCGCGTGGAAATTGCCTCGCTGTCGGCCAACTAA
- the rplJ gene encoding 50S ribosomal protein L10, with amino-acid sequence MSLNRQEKAVVIEEVSAEVAKAQSIVIAEYRGLDVASVTVLRKTARESGVYLRVLKNSLARRAVAGTAFEPLAEQLSGPLIYGISADPVSAAKVLAGFAKSNDKLVIKAGALPNNLLNQEGVKALATMPSREELLSKLLGTMQAPIAQFVRTLNEVPTKFARGLAAVRDQKAAA; translated from the coding sequence GTGAGTCTCAATCGTCAAGAGAAAGCGGTGGTGATCGAGGAAGTCTCGGCGGAAGTCGCCAAGGCCCAATCGATTGTTATCGCTGAGTACCGTGGTCTGGACGTCGCCTCTGTCACCGTACTGCGCAAAACTGCGCGTGAATCGGGCGTGTATCTGCGTGTTCTGAAGAACTCGCTGGCCCGTCGTGCTGTTGCCGGCACGGCTTTCGAGCCGTTGGCTGAGCAACTGTCCGGTCCGCTGATCTATGGCATCAGCGCTGATCCGGTTTCGGCGGCCAAGGTCCTCGCAGGTTTCGCGAAAAGCAACGACAAGCTGGTCATCAAGGCGGGCGCTCTGCCCAACAACCTGCTGAACCAAGAAGGCGTGAAGGCCCTGGCCACCATGCCCTCCCGCGAAGAGTTGCTGTCGAAACTGCTGGGCACCATGCAAGCCCCCATCGCGCAATTCGTGCGTACGCTCAACGAAGTTCCGACCAAGTTCGCCCGTGGCCTCGCGGCTGTGCGCGACCAAAAGGCAGCGGCCTAA
- the rplL gene encoding 50S ribosomal protein L7/L12: MALNKAEILDAIAGMTVLELSELIKEMEEKFGVSAAAAAVAVAAPAAGGAAAAAEEQTEFNVVLLEAGANKVSVIKAVRELTGLGLKEAKDLVDGAPKPVKEAVAKADAEAAKKKLEEAGAKVEVK, translated from the coding sequence ATGGCACTTAACAAAGCTGAAATCCTTGACGCCATCGCTGGCATGACCGTGCTCGAGCTGTCCGAGCTGATCAAGGAAATGGAAGAGAAGTTCGGCGTGTCGGCTGCTGCCGCTGCTGTCGCTGTCGCTGCTCCCGCTGCTGGTGGCGCTGCCGCCGCTGCTGAAGAGCAAACCGAGTTCAACGTCGTCCTGCTGGAAGCCGGCGCGAACAAGGTTAGCGTCATCAAGGCCGTGCGCGAGCTGACCGGTCTGGGTCTGAAGGAAGCCAAGGACCTGGTCGACGGCGCTCCGAAGCCCGTCAAGGAAGCTGTGGCCAAGGCTGACGCCGAAGCCGCCAAGAAGAAGCTGGAAGAAGCTGGCGCCAAGGTCGAAGTCAAGTAA
- the rpoB gene encoding DNA-directed RNA polymerase subunit beta has translation MPYSYTEKKRIRKSFAKREDVQNVPFLLATQLQSYLTFLQADTAPSDRVADGLQAAFSSIFPIVSHNGMARLEFVSYVLGEPVFDVKECQQRGLTYASPLRAKVRLVLLDREVSKPTVKEVKEQEVYMGEIPLMTGTGSFVINGTERVIVSQLHRSPGVFFEHDRGKTHSSGKLLFSARVIPYRGSWLDFEFDPKDVLFFRVDRRRKMPVTILCKAIGMTPESILANFFDFDNFELKSEGAMMEFVPERWKGEMARFDISDRDGKVIVEKDKRINAKHLRDLAAGGIQRISVPEDFLYGRVLAKNIVDPDTGEVIANANDEITESVLGALRASNVYDIQALYTNDLDRGPYISQTLRTDETADQMAARVAIYRMMRPGEPPTEEAVEALFQRLFYSEETYDLSRVGRMKVNSRLGRGEDITGPMTLTNEDILETIKVLVELRNGRGQIDDIDHLGNRRVRCVGELAENQFRAGLVRVERAVKERLGQAETENLMPHDLINSKPISAAIKEFFGSSQLSQFMDQTNPLSEITHKRRVSALGPGGLTRERAGFEVRDVHPTHYGRVCPIETPEGPNIGLINSMALYARLNEYGFLETPYRKIIDGKVSEQIDYLSAIEESHYVIAQANAALDEQGAFVDDLVACREAGETMLTSPVNVHYMDVAPSQIVSVAASLIPFLEHDDANRALMGANMQRQAVPCLRPEKPVVGTGIERTVAVDSGTTVQALRGGLVDHVDAERVVIRVNDEENVAGEVGVDIYNLIKYTRSNQNTNINQRPIVKRGDKVAKGDVLADGASTDLGELALGQNMLIAFMPWNGYNFEDSILISEKVVADDRYTSVHIEELTVVARDTKLGPEEITRDISNLAETQLNRLDDSGITYIGAEVSADDVLVGKVTPKGETQLTPEEKLLRAIFGEKASDVKDTSLRVPSGMTGTVIDVQVFTREGIVRDKRAQSIIDDELRRYRQDLNDQLRIVENDQFDRIEKLLVNKAVNGGPRKLAKGATITKAYLADLDRWQWFDIRLADEPHAVVLEQAKESLEQKRHQFDLAFEEKRKKLTQGDELPPGVLKMIKVYLAVKRRLQPGDKMAGRHGNKGVVSRITPVEDMPHMADGTPADIVLNPLGVPSRMNVGQVLEVHLGWAAKGVGHRIADLLRDERTAQVKNIRAYLDKVYNTTGSGARIDELTDEEVMEMAQNLKNGVPFATPVFDGATEEEITTMLELAYPDDVAKRMALTPSRTQAWLYDGRTGEKFERPVTVGYMHYLKLHHLVDDKMHARSTGPYSLVTQQPLGGKAQFGGQRFGEMEVWALEAYGAAYTLQEMLTVKSDDITGRTKVYENIVKGDHVIDAGMPESFNVLVKEIRSLALDMDLERN, from the coding sequence ATGCCTTACTCGTACACCGAAAAAAAGCGCATCCGCAAAAGCTTCGCCAAACGTGAAGACGTTCAAAACGTTCCCTTCCTGTTGGCGACACAGCTTCAATCCTACCTAACTTTCCTGCAGGCGGATACCGCCCCGTCCGATCGCGTAGCCGACGGTTTGCAGGCGGCGTTCTCGTCGATTTTCCCGATCGTTAGTCACAACGGTATGGCGCGCTTGGAGTTCGTGAGCTATGTGCTCGGCGAACCGGTGTTCGATGTCAAGGAATGTCAGCAACGTGGCCTGACCTATGCCTCGCCCCTGCGAGCCAAGGTCCGCCTGGTGCTGCTTGACCGCGAAGTCAGCAAGCCCACCGTGAAGGAAGTGAAGGAACAGGAAGTCTACATGGGCGAAATTCCGCTCATGACGGGCACGGGTTCTTTCGTCATCAACGGCACCGAGCGTGTCATCGTCTCGCAGCTGCACCGCTCGCCTGGCGTGTTCTTCGAACACGACCGCGGCAAGACCCACAGCTCCGGCAAGCTCCTGTTCTCGGCCCGCGTGATTCCCTACCGCGGTTCGTGGCTGGACTTCGAATTCGACCCGAAGGACGTCCTGTTCTTCCGCGTCGACCGCCGCCGCAAGATGCCCGTCACGATTCTGTGCAAGGCCATCGGCATGACGCCGGAATCCATCCTGGCCAACTTCTTCGACTTCGACAATTTCGAACTGAAGAGCGAAGGCGCGATGATGGAATTCGTGCCCGAGCGTTGGAAGGGCGAAATGGCCCGTTTCGACATCTCGGACCGCGACGGCAAGGTCATTGTCGAAAAAGACAAGCGCATCAATGCCAAGCATCTGCGCGATCTGGCTGCCGGCGGCATCCAGCGCATCTCCGTGCCGGAAGACTTCCTGTACGGCCGCGTGCTGGCCAAGAACATCGTCGACCCGGACACCGGTGAAGTCATCGCCAACGCGAACGACGAGATCACGGAAAGCGTGCTGGGCGCCCTGCGCGCCTCCAACGTCTACGACATTCAGGCGCTCTACACGAACGACCTGGACCGTGGTCCGTACATCTCGCAAACGCTGCGCACCGACGAAACCGCGGACCAGATGGCAGCCCGCGTTGCCATCTACCGCATGATGCGTCCTGGCGAGCCGCCCACCGAAGAAGCGGTGGAAGCGCTGTTCCAGCGCCTGTTCTACAGCGAAGAAACGTACGATCTGTCGCGTGTCGGCCGCATGAAGGTCAACAGCCGCCTGGGCCGTGGTGAAGACATCACCGGCCCGATGACGCTGACCAACGAAGACATCCTTGAAACCATCAAGGTGTTGGTTGAGCTGCGCAACGGCCGTGGCCAGATCGATGACATCGATCACTTGGGCAACCGTCGCGTGCGTTGCGTCGGCGAACTGGCCGAGAACCAGTTCCGCGCTGGCTTGGTGCGCGTCGAGCGCGCCGTCAAGGAACGTCTGGGCCAGGCCGAGACTGAAAACCTGATGCCGCACGACCTGATCAACTCCAAGCCGATCTCGGCAGCCATCAAGGAGTTCTTCGGTTCGAGCCAGCTGTCGCAGTTCATGGACCAAACCAACCCGCTGTCGGAAATCACGCACAAGCGTCGTGTTTCCGCACTGGGCCCGGGCGGTCTGACCCGCGAGCGCGCCGGCTTCGAAGTCCGTGACGTGCACCCGACCCACTATGGCCGCGTCTGCCCGATCGAAACGCCGGAAGGCCCGAACATCGGCCTGATCAACTCCATGGCGCTGTACGCTCGCCTGAACGAGTACGGCTTCCTGGAAACGCCTTACCGCAAGATCATCGACGGCAAGGTCAGCGAGCAGATCGACTACCTGTCGGCCATCGAAGAAAGCCACTACGTCATCGCGCAGGCCAACGCCGCGCTGGACGAGCAAGGCGCCTTTGTTGACGACCTGGTCGCTTGCCGTGAAGCGGGCGAAACGATGCTGACGTCGCCGGTCAACGTGCATTACATGGACGTGGCTCCGTCGCAGATCGTGTCGGTCGCTGCTTCGCTGATTCCGTTCCTGGAGCACGACGACGCGAACCGCGCACTGATGGGCGCCAACATGCAACGTCAAGCCGTGCCTTGCCTGCGTCCGGAAAAGCCGGTCGTGGGTACGGGTATCGAGCGCACCGTGGCCGTTGACTCGGGCACGACCGTGCAGGCGCTGCGTGGCGGCCTGGTCGATCACGTTGACGCCGAGCGCGTCGTGATCCGCGTGAACGATGAAGAAAACGTCGCCGGTGAAGTGGGCGTCGACATCTACAACCTGATCAAGTACACGCGTTCCAACCAGAACACGAACATCAACCAGCGTCCCATCGTCAAGCGTGGCGACAAGGTCGCCAAGGGCGACGTGCTGGCTGACGGCGCATCGACCGACCTGGGCGAACTCGCCCTGGGTCAGAACATGCTGATCGCGTTCATGCCGTGGAACGGCTACAACTTCGAAGACTCGATCCTGATCTCCGAAAAGGTTGTGGCCGATGACCGCTACACCTCGGTGCACATCGAGGAACTGACGGTTGTCGCCCGCGACACCAAGCTGGGTCCGGAAGAAATCACGCGCGACATCAGCAACCTGGCCGAGACGCAACTGAACCGCCTGGACGATTCGGGCATCACGTACATCGGCGCCGAAGTCAGCGCCGACGACGTGCTGGTCGGCAAGGTTACGCCCAAGGGCGAAACCCAGCTGACGCCGGAAGAAAAGCTGCTGCGCGCCATCTTCGGCGAAAAGGCGTCCGACGTTAAGGACACCTCGCTGCGCGTGCCCTCGGGCATGACCGGCACCGTGATCGACGTGCAAGTGTTCACGCGCGAAGGCATCGTGCGCGACAAGCGCGCCCAGTCCATCATCGACGATGAACTGCGCCGCTATCGCCAGGACCTGAACGACCAGCTGCGCATCGTTGAAAACGACCAGTTCGACCGTATCGAAAAACTGCTGGTCAACAAGGCTGTCAACGGCGGCCCGCGCAAGCTGGCCAAGGGCGCCACGATCACCAAGGCATACCTGGCTGATCTGGACCGCTGGCAGTGGTTCGACATCCGTCTGGCTGATGAGCCGCACGCTGTCGTGCTGGAACAAGCCAAGGAATCGCTTGAGCAAAAGCGTCATCAGTTCGATCTGGCCTTCGAAGAGAAGCGCAAGAAGCTGACGCAAGGCGACGAGCTGCCCCCGGGCGTGCTGAAGATGATCAAGGTCTACCTGGCCGTGAAGCGTCGTCTGCAGCCTGGCGACAAGATGGCAGGCCGTCACGGCAACAAGGGCGTGGTCTCGCGTATCACCCCGGTGGAAGACATGCCGCACATGGCTGACGGCACGCCGGCCGACATCGTTCTGAACCCGCTGGGCGTGCCCTCGCGGATGAACGTCGGTCAGGTGCTGGAAGTGCACTTGGGCTGGGCTGCCAAGGGCGTGGGCCACCGCATCGCCGATCTGCTGCGCGACGAGCGCACCGCGCAGGTCAAGAACATCCGTGCCTATCTGGACAAGGTCTACAACACGACCGGTTCGGGTGCCCGCATCGATGAGCTGACCGACGAAGAAGTCATGGAAATGGCCCAGAACCTCAAGAACGGCGTCCCGTTCGCGACGCCCGTCTTCGACGGCGCGACCGAAGAGGAAATCACCACGATGCTGGAGCTGGCCTATCCGGACGACGTCGCCAAGCGCATGGCGCTGACGCCTTCGCGTACGCAGGCATGGCTGTACGACGGCCGCACGGGCGAGAAGTTCGAACGCCCCGTCACGGTTGGCTACATGCACTACCTGAAGCTGCACCACTTGGTCGACGACAAGATGCACGCGCGTTCGACCGGCCCGTACTCGCTGGTTACCCAGCAGCCTCTGGGCGGCAAGGCGCAGTTCGGCGGTCAGCGTTTCGGGGAAATGGAAGTGTGGGCGCTGGAAGCATACGGCGCCGCCTACACCCTGCAGGAAATGCTGACGGTGAAGTCGGACGACATCACCGGCCGTACCAAGGTATACGAAAACATCGTCAAGGGCGACCACGTCATCGACGCCGGCATGCCGGAATCGTTCAACGTGCTGGTCAAGGAAATCCGCTCGTTGGCCCTGGACATGGATTTGGAGCGTAACTAA